Within the Vagococcus carniphilus genome, the region GCTCTTTTAAATACAATTCTTTACGTTCTCTTTTATTCTTCTTAGCCACTTTTTTTCGCTCTTCATGTTGTAATCTAATCGCCTCTTGAGATTTAGAAGACATTCCTTTTTGTTGCTTCTCTTTGTTAATCATTCGATGAAGTCTCTTAGGATTTATCTTTCTTCTCTCTTTACTTGTTTGAATCTGATTATTTTTAGCTAACCATTTTTCATTCAATAGATTAGGTAACACATAATGAATAAAATTGAAAACCTCTTCTGCTTTTGGCTCAGGTCCAAAAACATGCTCTCTGACTACCCACTGATTTTTTTCATCAAAGTACTCAATCAAGCCACACCAATACTGACCATTAAAATAAATTGTCAAAGACATATTTATTTCCTCCCTTTATTAAAAGATTGGAATAACGGACGACCCAGGGAGGGAAGGTTACTTACAATGTTTCCGGACTACCAACCGAAATGTGATTTTTTATTCTACCTATAAAATAAAGGATTTCCAGATAAATTTCAATTAAAAGAGTATTTTCTATATATTCATCTTTTTATATTATGTGTCTCCTCATTTTTCCTCTTTCTATATTTATCAAACAACCTATGATAAAATAAAGAAGTTAATCTACTAGATATCGGAGGAACACTCAATTGAATGTTAATAAACTAAAAAAATATTTTAAGGCAGAAGGAAAATACGGACTAGCTGCTTTTTTTATT harbors:
- a CDS encoding YjdF family protein, yielding MSLTIYFNGQYWCGLIEYFDEKNQWVVREHVFGPEPKAEEVFNFIHYVLPNLLNEKWLAKNNQIQTSKERRKINPKRLHRMINKEKQQKGMSSKSQEAIRLQHEERKKVAKKNKRERKELYLKEQFEKKTS